In one Pseudanabaenaceae cyanobacterium SKYG29 genomic region, the following are encoded:
- the nuoK gene encoding NADH-quinone oxidoreductase subunit NuoK has translation MQVSLDAFLVIGAALFCIGIYGLVTSRNAVRVLMSIELMLNAVNLNFLAFSNYLDSDTIRGQVFAVFVITVAAAEAAVGLAIVLSIYRSRDTVDMEEFNLLRW, from the coding sequence ATGCAAGTTTCTTTGGATGCATTTTTAGTGATTGGGGCAGCATTGTTTTGCATTGGTATCTATGGCTTGGTGACTAGTAGGAATGCCGTAAGGGTACTAATGTCGATCGAATTGATGCTCAATGCCGTCAATCTTAATTTTTTGGCTTTTTCCAATTACCTTGATTCAGATACAATCAGGGGGCAAGTGTTTGCTGTGTTTGTAATTACGGTAGCGGCAGCGGAGGCGGCAGTAGGGCTAGCGATCGTGCTCTCTATTTACCGCAGTCGGGACACGGTAGATATGGAAGAATTTAACCTCTTGCGTTGGTAG
- the ndhI gene encoding NAD(P)H-quinone oxidoreductase subunit I, translating into MKFLSKVGEYAKDAVQAAKYIGQGMMVTFDHMRRRPITVRYPYEKLIPAERFRGRIHFEFDKCISCEVCVRVCPINLPVVDWEYNSEIKKKELKHYSIDFGVCIFCGNCVEYCPTNCLSMTEEYDLSTFDRHELNFDNVALGRLPTKVTEDPLVTPIRELAYLPKGVLEGHKADHKERRAGKLPVEIIEAAQAKSEN; encoded by the coding sequence ATGAAATTTTTAAGCAAGGTCGGGGAATACGCTAAGGATGCCGTACAGGCGGCTAAGTACATTGGACAGGGGATGATGGTCACCTTTGACCATATGCGTCGTCGTCCAATTACTGTGCGTTACCCCTATGAGAAGCTGATTCCTGCGGAGCGGTTTAGGGGACGAATTCATTTTGAGTTTGACAAATGCATTTCCTGTGAGGTCTGTGTGCGAGTTTGTCCCATTAACTTGCCCGTGGTAGATTGGGAATACAATTCGGAAATCAAGAAGAAGGAACTAAAGCACTACAGCATTGATTTTGGTGTATGCATATTCTGCGGCAACTGTGTGGAATACTGCCCTACCAACTGTCTATCTATGACAGAAGAGTATGACCTATCCACCTTTGACCGCCATGAGCTGAACTTTGACAACGTAGCTTTGGGTCGACTACCTACCAAAGTAACAGAAGACCCCCTAGTTACCCCTATTCGGGAGCTAGCTTATCTGCCCAAGGGTGTATTAGAGGGGCACAAAGCTGATCACAAGGAGCGGCGAGCTGGTAAACTACCTGTAGAAATTATTGAAGCAGCACAAGCAAAGTCTGAGAACTAG
- a CDS encoding NADH-quinone oxidoreductase subunit J encodes MKLAQGVEIVSLLVLTVMVVAAALGVVLSPSIVYAAFLLGLVFLGIAGMYLMLNADFVAAAQVLIYVGAVNVLILFAIMLVNRRKVYREVKLGAVRQLVAITVCVSLFALLLYTNLNTVWLLTPEVKALPSVIVALGQHFFNEYLLPFELASVLLLVALIGAIILARREFIPDRQVENLELVERPKELIGVGEE; translated from the coding sequence ATGAAGTTAGCGCAAGGGGTAGAGATAGTCAGTTTACTGGTACTGACGGTGATGGTAGTAGCAGCAGCTTTGGGGGTAGTGCTATCTCCCAGTATCGTCTATGCTGCTTTTTTGCTGGGCTTGGTCTTCCTGGGCATTGCAGGGATGTACCTGATGTTGAATGCTGATTTTGTAGCAGCAGCTCAGGTATTGATCTATGTGGGAGCGGTGAATGTTTTGATTTTGTTTGCCATTATGTTGGTCAATCGCCGCAAAGTCTATCGGGAAGTGAAGCTGGGAGCAGTAAGACAGTTGGTAGCGATCACTGTGTGTGTTTCCCTATTTGCTCTGTTACTTTACACCAACCTCAATACCGTCTGGCTACTGACTCCTGAAGTTAAGGCTTTACCCTCAGTGATTGTAGCTCTGGGTCAGCACTTCTTCAATGAATATCTCTTACCCTTTGAGCTAGCTTCTGTATTACTGCTGGTAGCACTAATTGGGGCGATTATTTTAGCACGGCGGGAGTTTATCCCCGATCGGCAGGTGGAGAACCTAGAATTGGTGGAACGTCCTAAGGAATTGATAGGTGTAGGGGAGGAATAA